In the Hordeum vulgare subsp. vulgare chromosome 7H, MorexV3_pseudomolecules_assembly, whole genome shotgun sequence genome, one interval contains:
- the LOC123411301 gene encoding tRNA N(3)-methylcytidine methyltransferase METTL6 isoform X2 produces the protein MDGGGEVGCTKKEAEAEYHCHDFEWEDLRADVEANPSFSYHLSPFPTTTASPQPPSSEAWRSFHRRHASGRFFKERRYLLKEFPELLNSKGCAKVLEVGCGNGSTVVPILRCSPSITVYACDCSEDTLEKANEIVCNTQGVDAKDRFHPFLLDVSKEHFPGWLFCKCCQSSDGKVVDLSPDSSLLYVRGKNSISLKEDQCCVGGIDFITMIFTLSAIPFNTISATLERCASVLKPGGLVLFRDYGVYDMTMLRFLPHQRVGFREYMRADGTYSYFFSLDTVRELFHAAGLLEFHFCSVSTAYKTLTCICLSACSRSWNTAVSDQ, from the exons ATGGACGGCGGTGGTGAAGTGGGGTGCACCAAGAAAGAGGCGGAGGCCGAGTACCATTGCCACGACTTCGAGTGGGAGGACCTCCGGGCGGATGTGGAAGCCAACCCTTCCTTCTCCTACCACCTGTCCCCTTTCCCCACGACCACCGCCTCGCCGCAGCCACCATCATCGGAGGCCTGGAGAAGCTTCCACCGCCGCCACGCCTCCGGCAGGTTCTTCAAG GAAAGAAGGTATTTGCTGAAGGAATTTCCTGAACTGCTTAACAGCAAAGGATGTGCAAAGGTTTTAGAGGTGGGGTGTGGGAATGGAAGCACTGTTGTCCCCATTCTACG ATGTAGTCCAAGCATCACTGTTTATGCTTGTGATTGTAGTGAAGACACTCTAGAGAAAGCAAACGAGATTGTGTGTAATACACAGGGGGTTGATGCCAAGGATAGATTCCACCCTTTTTTGCTGGATGTTTCTAAAGAACATTTTCCAGGTTGGTTGTTCTGCAAATGTTGTCAAAGTTCAGATGGAAAGGTTGTTGATCTCTCACCAG ATTCAAGTCTTCTTTATGTAAGGGGAAAAAACTCAATCTCGCTGAAAGAAGATCAGTGTTGTGTTGGCGGCATAGATTTTATCACCATG ATATTTACGTTGTCAGCCATACCCTTCAACACAATTTCAGCTACTCTAGAGCGTTGTGCGTCTGTTCTAAAACCAGGCGGCCTTGTTTTGTTCAGGGATTATG GCGTTTATGACATGACAATGCTTCGATTCTTGCCTCACCAAAGAGTGGGATTTCGGGAATATATGCGTGCTGATGGCACCTATTCGTATTTCTTCTCGTTGGACACTGTAAGAGAACTCTTTCATGCTGCTGGACTACTAGAG TTTCATTTTTGCAGTGTGTCTACAGCTTATAAGACGCTCACGTGTATTTGCTTATCTGCGTGCAGTCGGAGCTGGAATACTGCTGTGTCAGATCAGTGA
- the LOC123411132 gene encoding receptor-like protein kinase, with the protein MGLISWHRLLVFFNLVSLCCGLSSDGHALLALSRRLILPDIISSNWSSSDTTPCGWKGVQCEMNIVVHLNLSYSEVSGSIGPEVGRLKYLRQLDLSSNNISGPIPHELGNCVLLDLLDLSGNSLSGGIPASLVNLKKLSQLGLYSNSLSGEIPEGLFKNRFLERVYLQDNELSGSIPSSVGEMKSLKYFTLDGNMLSGALPDSIGNCTKLEILYLYDNKLNGSLPRSLSNLKGLVLFDASNNSFTGDISFRFRRCKLEVLVLSSNQISGEIPGWLGNCSSLTTLAFLHNRLSGQIPTSLGLLKKLSFLILTQNSLSGVIPPEIGSCWSLVWLQLGTNQLEGTVPKQLSNLSKLRRLFLFENRLTGEFPRDIWGIQGLEYVLLYNNSLSGVLPPMSAELKHLQFVKLMDNLFTGVIPPGFGGNSPLVEIDFTNNGFVGGIPPNICLGKRLKVWNLGHNFLNGTIPSTVANCPSLERVRLHNNRLNGQVPQFRDCANLRYIDLSDNSLSGHIPASLGRCANITTINWSKNKLGGPIPHELGQLVKLESLDLSHNSLEGAIPAQISSCSKLHLFDLSFNFLNGSALTTVCKLEFMLNLRLQGNRLSGGIPDCILQLHGLVELQLGGNVLGGNLPSSLGALKRLSTALNLSSNGLEGSIPSELRYLVDLASLDLSGNNLSGDLAPLGSLRALYTLNLSNNRFSGPVPENLIQFINSTPSPFSGNSGLCVSCHDGDSSCKGANVLEPCSSLRKRGVHGRVKIAMICLGSVFVGAFLILCIFLKYRGSKTKPEGELNPFFGESSSKLNEVLESTENFDDKYIIGTGGQGTVYKATLNSGEVYAVKKLVGHAHKILHGSMIREMNTLGQIRHRNLVKLKDVLFKREYGLILYEFMDNGSLYDVLHGTEAAPNLEWRIRYDIALGTAHGLAYLHNDCHPAIIHRDIKPKNILLDKDMVPHISDFGIAKLINQSPADSQTTGIVGTVGYMAPEMAFSTRSTIEFDVYSYGVVLLELITRKMALDPSLPEDLDLVSWVSSTLNEGNVIESVCDPALVREVCGTAELEEVCSVLSIALRCTAEDARHRPSMMDVVKELTHARRDVVSLPKQGISGSSSSCQHLST; encoded by the exons ATGGGGCTGATTTCATGGCATCGTTTACTTGTCTTCTTCAACCTGGTCTCGCTCTGTTGCGGTTTGAGTTCAGATGGCCATGCCCTTCTGGCTCTCTCCAGGAGGCTCATACTACCCGACATCATAAGCTCGAACTGGAGTTCTTCTGATACGACTCCCTGTGGGTGGAAGGGAGTTCAGTGCGAGATGAACATTGTAGTTCACCTCAACCTATCATACTCCGAAGTTTCTGGTTCCATTGGTCCTGAGGTAGGGCGTCTGAAGTACCTGCGGCAACTCGATttgtcaagcaacaacatctccgGTCCGATCCCTCATGAATTGGGCAACTGTGTTCTGCTTGATCTGCTGGATCTGTCAGGTAACAGCCTTTCCGGTGGGATCCCGGCATCCCTCGTGAATCTGAAGAAGCTATCGCAGCTCGGTTTGTACAGCAACTCCCTCAGTGGAGAGATACCCGAGGGCCTGTTCAAGAACCGGTTTCTGGAGCGGGTGTATCTCCAAGACAATGAACTCAGTGGTTCTATCCCTTCATCGGTTGGTGAGATGAAGAGTCTTAAATACTTTACGTTGGATGGGAACATGTTGTCTGGAGCTCTGCCGGATTCGATTGGCAACTGCACAAAGTTGGAGATTCTATATCTATATGATAATAAACTGAATGGGAGTCTTCCAAGATCATTGAGCAACCTCAAAGGGCTCGTGCTCTTCGATGCCAGCAACAACAGTTTTACAGGTGACATCTCTTTCAGATTCAGGAGATGCAAACTTGAAGTGTTAGTGCTATCTTCAAATCAGATCAGCGGGGAAATCCCTGGGTGGCTGGGAAATTGTAGCAGCTTAACCACGCTTGCATTTCTCCACAACCGTCTCTCTGGCCAGATACCGACTTCACTGGGTTTATTGAAAAAGCTATCATTCCTTATACTTACTCAGAATTCTTTGTCTGGGGTAATCCCTCCTGAGATCGGTAGCTGCTGGTCGCTGGTGTGGCTGCAGCTGGGCACAAACCAGCTTGAGGGCACTGTTCCGAAACAGCTGTCCAATCTGAGCAAGTTGCGGCGGCTATTTCTGTTTGAGAATCGCCTCACAGGGGAGTTCCCTCGGGATATTTGGGGTATCCAAGGCCTCGAATACGTCCTTCTGTACAACAACAGCCTATCTGGGGTACTACCTCCAATGTCAGCCGAGTTGAAGCACCTACAGTTCGTCAAACTTATGGATAATCTGTTCACTGGAGTCATACCACCAGGATTTGGGGGTAATAGCCCTTTAGTAGAGATTGACTTCACAAATAACGGATTTGTTGGTGGAATCCCGCCGAACATTTGTTTGGGTAAAAGATTGAAAGTTTGGAACTTGGGGCATAATTTTCTTAATGGTACCATCCCGTCCACTGTTGCTAACTGCCCAAGTTTGGAACGAGTTCGTCTCCATAACAACCGTCTCAATGGGCAAGTTCCGCAATTCCGAGACTGTGCAAATCTGCGGTACATAGATTTGAGTGACAATTCCTTAAGTGGCCATATTCCTGCAAGTTTGGGCAGATGTGCTAACATTACAACGATAAACTGGTCTAAAAACAAGCTTGGTGGACCAATACCGCACGAACTTGGACAATTGGTGAAGCTGGAAAGTCTTGACCTCTCCCACAACAGCCTAGAGGGGGCAATTCCTGCACAGATTTCCAGTTGCTCGAAGTTGCACTTGTTTGATTTGAGTTTCAACTTTTTGAATGGTTCTGCGCTCACAACAGTATGCAAGCTGGAGTTTATGTTAAATCTGCGGCTACAGGGGAATAGATTAAGTGGAGGCATTCCAGATTGCATCTTGCAGTTACATGGGCTAGTCGAGCTGCAACTTGGTGGCAATGTTCTTGGGGGTAATCTCCCTTCATCATTAGGAGCTTTGAAAAGATTGAGTACTGCACTAAACCTTAGCAGCAACGGGCTGGAGGGCAGCATTCCATCTGAATTACGTTACTTGGTGGATCTTGCAAGCTTAGATTTGTCTGGTAATAATCTCAGTGGGGATCTTGCTCCGTTAGGAAGTCTACGTGCATTGTATACCTTGAATCTTTCCAATAACAGATTCAGCGGGCCAGTGCCAGAGAATCTTATACAGTTTATAAATTCCACACCGAGTCCATTCAGTGGAAATTCAGGTCTCTGTGTGTCTTGCCATGATGGTGATTCTTCTTGCAAGGGAGCTAATGTTTTGGAACCTTGTAGTTCATTGAGGAAAAGAGGAGTACATGGCCGAGTCAAGATAGCTATGATATGTCTTGGTTCGGTTTTTGTTGGTGCATTTCTGATACTCTGTATCTTTCTGAAGTACAGAGGTTCCAAGACTAAACCTGAGGGAGAGTTAAATCCATTTTTTGGGGAGTCATCTTCTAAATTAAATGAGGTTTTGGAATCAACTGAAAACTTTGATGACAAGTACATCATCGGCACAGGTGGCCAAGGAACTGTATACAAGGCAACACTGAATTCAGGAGAAGTATATGCCGTGAAGAAGCTTGTGGGTCATGCACACAAGATTTTGCATGGAAGCATGATAAGGGAGATGAATACACTTGGTCAAATTAGGCACAGGAACTTAGTAAAACTAAAGGATGTTTTGTTCAAGCGTGAGTATGGGTTGATCCTCTATGAATTTATGGACAATGGTAGCCTTTATGATGTTCTCCATGGGACCGAGGCAGCTCCAAATCTAGAGTGGAGGATACGTTATGACATAGCTCTTGGTACAGCACATGGTTTAGCTTATCTCCACAACGACTGCCACCCAGCCATTATTCACCGTGACATTAAACCCAAAAATATACTGTTGGATAAGGACATGGTGCCACATATTTCAGACTTCGGCATTGCGAAACTTATCAACCAGTCTCCTGCTGATTCACAGACTACTGGAATTGTTGGCACTGTTGGATATATGGCCCCAG AGATGGCATTTTCAACCAGGAGTACCATAGAGTTCGACGTGTACAGCTACGGAGTGGTATTACTTGAACTGATTACCAGAAAGATGGCCCTGGACCCCTCATTGCCTGAAGATCTGGACCTAGTCAGTTGGGTGTCCTCCACCCTGAATGAGGGCAACGTAATCGAATCCGTGTGCGACCCTGCTCTAGTGCGTGAGGTATGTGGCACTGCTGAACTGGAGGAAGTATGCAGTGTGCTGTCGATAGCCCTTAGATGCACCGCGGAGGACGCAAGACACAGGCCTTCCATGATGGACGTTGTGAAAGAGCTGACGCATGCTAGGCGTGATGTTGTATCGCTACCCAAGCAGGGGATATCTGGTTCCAGCAGTTCCTGTCAACACCTGTCAACTTGA
- the LOC123411301 gene encoding tRNA N(3)-methylcytidine methyltransferase METTL6 isoform X3, which produces MWKPTLPSPTTCPLSPRPPPRRSHHHRRPGEASTAATPPAGSSRRYLLKEFPELLNSKGCAKVLEVGCGNGSTVVPILRCSPSITVYACDCSEDTLEKANEIVCNTQGVDAKDRFHPFLLDVSKEHFPGWLFCKCCQSSDGKVVDLSPDSSLLYVRGKNSISLKEDQCCVGGIDFITMIFTLSAIPFNTISATLERCASVLKPGGLVLFRDYGVYDMTMLRFLPHQRVGFREYMRADGTYSYFFSLDTVRELFHAAGLLESELEYCCVRSVNRKNGKNMQRVWVHGKFKKPTSQ; this is translated from the exons ATGTGGAAGCCAACCCTTCCTTCTCCTACCACCTGTCCCCTTTCCCCACGACCACCGCCTCGCCGCAGCCACCATCATCGGAGGCCTGGAGAAGCTTCCACCGCCGCCACGCCTCCGGCAGGTTCTTCAAG AAGGTATTTGCTGAAGGAATTTCCTGAACTGCTTAACAGCAAAGGATGTGCAAAGGTTTTAGAGGTGGGGTGTGGGAATGGAAGCACTGTTGTCCCCATTCTACG ATGTAGTCCAAGCATCACTGTTTATGCTTGTGATTGTAGTGAAGACACTCTAGAGAAAGCAAACGAGATTGTGTGTAATACACAGGGGGTTGATGCCAAGGATAGATTCCACCCTTTTTTGCTGGATGTTTCTAAAGAACATTTTCCAGGTTGGTTGTTCTGCAAATGTTGTCAAAGTTCAGATGGAAAGGTTGTTGATCTCTCACCAG ATTCAAGTCTTCTTTATGTAAGGGGAAAAAACTCAATCTCGCTGAAAGAAGATCAGTGTTGTGTTGGCGGCATAGATTTTATCACCATG ATATTTACGTTGTCAGCCATACCCTTCAACACAATTTCAGCTACTCTAGAGCGTTGTGCGTCTGTTCTAAAACCAGGCGGCCTTGTTTTGTTCAGGGATTATG GCGTTTATGACATGACAATGCTTCGATTCTTGCCTCACCAAAGAGTGGGATTTCGGGAATATATGCGTGCTGATGGCACCTATTCGTATTTCTTCTCGTTGGACACTGTAAGAGAACTCTTTCATGCTGCTGGACTACTAGAG TCGGAGCTGGAATACTGCTGTGTCAGATCAGTGAATAGAAAGAATGGCAAGAACATGCAAAGGGTATGGGTGCATGGCAAATTTAAAAAACCCACAAGTCAATGA
- the LOC123411301 gene encoding tRNA N(3)-methylcytidine methyltransferase METTL6 isoform X1: MDGGGEVGCTKKEAEAEYHCHDFEWEDLRADVEANPSFSYHLSPFPTTTASPQPPSSEAWRSFHRRHASGRFFKERRYLLKEFPELLNSKGCAKVLEVGCGNGSTVVPILRCSPSITVYACDCSEDTLEKANEIVCNTQGVDAKDRFHPFLLDVSKEHFPGWLFCKCCQSSDGKVVDLSPDSSLLYVRGKNSISLKEDQCCVGGIDFITMIFTLSAIPFNTISATLERCASVLKPGGLVLFRDYGVYDMTMLRFLPHQRVGFREYMRADGTYSYFFSLDTVRELFHAAGLLESELEYCCVRSVNRKNGKNMQRVWVHGKFKKPTSQ, from the exons ATGGACGGCGGTGGTGAAGTGGGGTGCACCAAGAAAGAGGCGGAGGCCGAGTACCATTGCCACGACTTCGAGTGGGAGGACCTCCGGGCGGATGTGGAAGCCAACCCTTCCTTCTCCTACCACCTGTCCCCTTTCCCCACGACCACCGCCTCGCCGCAGCCACCATCATCGGAGGCCTGGAGAAGCTTCCACCGCCGCCACGCCTCCGGCAGGTTCTTCAAG GAAAGAAGGTATTTGCTGAAGGAATTTCCTGAACTGCTTAACAGCAAAGGATGTGCAAAGGTTTTAGAGGTGGGGTGTGGGAATGGAAGCACTGTTGTCCCCATTCTACG ATGTAGTCCAAGCATCACTGTTTATGCTTGTGATTGTAGTGAAGACACTCTAGAGAAAGCAAACGAGATTGTGTGTAATACACAGGGGGTTGATGCCAAGGATAGATTCCACCCTTTTTTGCTGGATGTTTCTAAAGAACATTTTCCAGGTTGGTTGTTCTGCAAATGTTGTCAAAGTTCAGATGGAAAGGTTGTTGATCTCTCACCAG ATTCAAGTCTTCTTTATGTAAGGGGAAAAAACTCAATCTCGCTGAAAGAAGATCAGTGTTGTGTTGGCGGCATAGATTTTATCACCATG ATATTTACGTTGTCAGCCATACCCTTCAACACAATTTCAGCTACTCTAGAGCGTTGTGCGTCTGTTCTAAAACCAGGCGGCCTTGTTTTGTTCAGGGATTATG GCGTTTATGACATGACAATGCTTCGATTCTTGCCTCACCAAAGAGTGGGATTTCGGGAATATATGCGTGCTGATGGCACCTATTCGTATTTCTTCTCGTTGGACACTGTAAGAGAACTCTTTCATGCTGCTGGACTACTAGAG TCGGAGCTGGAATACTGCTGTGTCAGATCAGTGAATAGAAAGAATGGCAAGAACATGCAAAGGGTATGGGTGCATGGCAAATTTAAAAAACCCACAAGTCAATGA